The Macaca nemestrina isolate mMacNem1 chromosome 8, mMacNem.hap1, whole genome shotgun sequence genome contains the following window.
aaataaaataaaataaaagtagcgGTTTCATTAGTATAAGGTCCAATGCTGAATGCCACTTATTTTGTTAGAGGTCAAAGAAAGTTTGCATGTCTGTTGTGATGTGTAGGGTTCACCACTTTAGTTCTGAGTTCCTCATTCCCATTCTTAAATCCTCATTCAAGACCTGTCTCACTCACAGGCTTATGGGAGGATAAAGAGGGATGTAAATGGGAGAGGTGGGACATTTTTCCTGCTTTATAGCTTTGTCTAAGTTTGGCTTTGGCTTCATTAAGGAGCCAAGTGGGAAGTACAGGAGCACCAGCCCCTGCCCTCTGGTCCTCACTATTGTGAACATGTTGGAGGTTAGCTCAGTGCCCTTCCTATTTCCGTTAGTTTTCTGGCACCTCTTATTCTAGTTCTGCTATTAGAATAGCCTATGGAAGAGGATCACATAGAGCAAGCACAGGGGAAACACTCTAGAACCAACCATTGAATGAATTACTTGGCTCTATACAATGTTCTTTTGTTCCTTCTCCATTTTctaggttaaatttattcttatatcATCTTAACAtctgaaactattttttattactattttatcttACTTTTAGTGAACACTTAAAATACTTCTGATGTTACAGCAGTTTTACCATTAAACCTTGCATGTCGTTTTCCGATGAATCATGAGTAACTCAACCAGACACAGCGTGAGGTCAACAGCAAACATCTGTGCCCTTGGAGACGGCCTTCTCCCCTTCACGCAGCTGGCTGGCATCAGCTAAATAGCCAGTTATTTAACACACTCAAGCCGAGCACCAGGGCAGACTGACCAGTGCTTACTGCTGAATATCTTATGCATTAAAAAGGGAAGATGAAACCAGAAGAATACAAGGGATAATTACTAGCTTATTAGTCGTTCCACTTTTCTTCCAAAGAAAACAGTTCCGTTGAGTCTCAGGTGGATGTTGGGTAGAAGCAGGACAGCCAGACCGCGCCGCTTTGAAGTGTGGTTGCAGGGCTTGCACTCTCCCCAGTTCAGCTGTTGAAGCAGGGAAGAGACTTCAAAGCCAGCTTGCTGTTGTTCCTGccagtggggtgtgtgtgcaaTTCCCATCGGTTTGCTTTAAGGAAAAAACGGAGAGGAATTCATCTCTCACTTGCCAGGGTTTGATGCTCATCAAACGATCTACTAGTTTGTAGTTATGACCATCTCTATCTAGTGGacacaaagaaaacaattcatTTCATTGTGtgacttgtatttatttatgtacattAATTTTACAAATCTGATAGCCAGTTTGTGTAATttgttgagattgtgccacatgTCAGTGACAAGTAAACCACTCCTACTGCTGATTAAATTCGCTCATGGAAATATACAGTAGTTCTCCTAGGCAAAGGCAAGTTTAGAAGATTGTCCCCTTGCTGCTTTGCTACTACAACCCATAATTACAactgtttacaatcctttagtcAGATTTAAATTCGATATATAGGCAGTGCGCTCAAACTCCTTTGTGAGTTAAGAATTATTCTATTTGGTCAGTTCACTTTGTACAATACATTTTTGaacaacacattttttaaagtaagtgtAATTTCCCTGAATGATTTTATTTGATCTAAaccttaattttcatttaaaatgtatattttatttcacaataaggggaaaagaaaataatacttgaagtcattattaacttttttttttttttctgagatgaagtcttgctctgtcgcctaggctggaatgcagtggcatgatctcagctcactgcaacctccacctctcagattcatgcaattctgcctcagcctcccgagtggctgggattataggcgcaagccaccacacccttctaattttgtatttttagtagagatggggtttaaccatgttggccaggctggtctccaactcctgacttcgtgatcctcccatcttggcctcccaaagtgctgggatttcaggcatgagccaccgggcccagccaacTAATTCTTATAATTGAAAATAGCTCTAGTTCAAAAATGGATTCTTTTGACTTACGTGGACAATTAAACTTCCCCACTACTACCCAgtcagtttttatttaaataaatatgaaaaattaggtaaaaacatttcattgtatagtacagaacaagaaaaagagatgaaGCTCTTTGGGAAAGCTTGGCATGCCAAGTAACCAGATGGCAACATTCGCCAGTGGTAGTACTATTACCGCACAGTTGCCAACACCAACATAGAGGCATCCATTTATTCAACAGCAGGGGCCCAGTATGGCCTAAAGTAGAGCTACCTGGTGGAAATGAAACTGGGggaaaatggccgggcgcggtggctcaagcctgtaatcccagcactttgggaggccgagacgggcggatcacgagctcaggagatcgagaccatcctggctaacacagtgaaaccccgtctctactaaaaatacaaaaaaaaattagctgggcgtggtggcggcgcctgtagtcccagctacacgggaggctgaggcaggagaatggcgggaacccgggaggcggagcttgcagtgagctgagatcccgccactgcactccagcctgggcgacagagcgagactccgcctcaaaaaaaaaaaaaaaaaaaaagaaactgggggaaaaaacaaactCGCTCCTGGGAGCATAATGAGGAAAAAATCTAGTTAcagaaagcttttaaaattagCACAGGAGAATGCATCATGATGTAGAAAGGACAGTCTACCATACAAGTTCTGAAGAAGCAAAGGTCATTAATTAAAGAGCTGTTAACAGCATattcaggaggctgcagcaggagaattgcttaaacctgggaggtggaagttgcagtgagcagagattgtgccactgcactccagcctgggtgacagactctgtctccaaaaaaaaaaaaaaaaaaaaaaaaaaaaagagctgttaACAATAAATTAATGTTATTGATCTGATCTGATACTTATCACTCACAGAATACAATCGAACAGGAAGTTATTCCAAtggttgcatttttattttttaatattgtaaaTGGTATAAACTCGAGGATTCCCGCTTCCCaagatgtgtttttatttctcactgATTGTATCCTGAAGGAATCACAGGTCTTTGCAAGGTCAAGTCACCATCGCTGGTTACATATATCCTGGATATGTGCAGGTTCCCTGTGTCAAGGCCTTTTGAGCCACTTGTATTTACCTAACAATGACCTGGAGAtgcaatttaaaaaagcaaaacaatgcaCAAAACAATTGGGGAAAAGTcacaagtaaaataattttatgcagacagaaatgtttttaaagctgTTCACGATTTAGTAGAAAGAATCAGGAGCTTGCAACAATTACTTCTGTTGCTCATTTTCTGAGGCTTCATTCCAATGAGAGCTGCACACTGTCAGCTTGGTTTTGTGGCTGCTGATAGTCGTACTTTCTTGCTATTcacaaaaacaacaagaaaaagaagagataaaattaataaaactgcaAAATGATTACTACTTAATATCATTAAATTACAGTCAAGTCATGATTCTTAATAAAGAAATAGTTTTGTCTGTTTCAGAGAGTCTccctctgatgcccaggctgtggtgcagtggcacaaacacagctcactgcagcttcaacctattgggctcaagcaatcctcccacctcagcttcccaggtagctgagaccacagacagacaccaccacacccggctaattttttatttttttgcagagacggggtctcgccatgttgtccaggctggtcttgaactcctggcctcaagggatcctctcgcctcggcctcttaaagtgctgggattacaaatacgagccactgcacccagctaagtAATTAGTCTagaattaaaacaattttgtttctttggaaAAGATGTATTACACTTCATGATCCTCTAATTTCTCAACACTGCTGATGcccatttttatatgtttattattattcatgTATCAGGATTATTcagagctttaaaatataaacattaagttattaaaacttcaaaattatattaatttttgagacagtgtctcactctgtcaccaaggatggagtgcagtggcacaatcatggctcactgctgctttgacctcccaggctcaaacaatcctgccacctcagcctcccaagtagctgagactactggctaacgtcaccacgcccagctaattttttgtatttttagtagagacagggtttcaccatgttgcccagactggtcttgaactcctgggctcaaacaatcattctgccttggcctcccaaagtgctgggattacaggtgtgagccatcatgcttgaTCTAagctattaaaattaatgttttgtaatttcttcctttattacCTGTCATTTCCATCTTAAAGTTAATAATGCTTTTGTCCACACCATAAGGAATTTGACTATATTTTAACTTATAAATCTAACAGGCTTATTGTTGATTAAACATATAATGTCTTCAATataaactagaagaaaaaatagatatgcaattctgtcttctttttgtacttctaagaaatgtttattgaagaAAAACTGTCTTAACCTGAAACTAGAGAAAATACAGGGCTAAAATTCTTTGTGTCATCCACTGCTTAGCTTTAAAACTTTCAATCTCTTCTgagttcttgtttttttgagacggagtctcactctgttgcccaggctggagcgcagtgcacaatctgggctcactgcaagctctgcctcctgggttcacgccattctcctgcctcagcctcccgagtagctgggactacaggtgcccgccaccctgccctgctcattttttgtatttttagtacagatgagttttcactgtgttagccaggatggtcttcatctcctgacctcgtgatccacccgccttggcctcccaaagtgctgagattacaggggtgagccaccgcgcctagccactCTCTTCTAAGTTTTTCACTAGCCAATAAGGAGATATTATTTGTTTATGCTACTCAGGGTAGATTCAGATTTTTGTAGCCCAAAGCGTACAACTTCAGGagtcttctatttaaaaaaagaattctgttgCCTGTTTCTTCTGGAAGCACCAGATTCTGTCAGGACAAGATACATCACGAGCACTAAGGACCCTTTATGCTGGGATTCATTAAATGTGCAAATCCACACATGGGCTCACTGCTTATAAGCATAATGGCTCCCAAAGATGTCCGCATCTTGTCCCATAATCTGTGCCTATGTTACCTCACAGGACAAAAGGGACTCTGAAGATGTGATTAAGGTAGGGACCTTGGCATGGGGAGATGACTCTGGATTATCTGCCCAATATAATCAGATGGGCCCTTAAAATTACAGAGTTTTTTTCCTGCCTAAGTTCTGAGAGAAGGAGATGTGGACATGAAATAGTCAGAAAGATGCAATGCTTTGCAGATGGAGGAAGGGACTGTGACCCAAGGAGTGTGGATGGTCCTGAGAAGCTGGAGGAGGCAAAGACAGGGATTTTCCTTAGAGGCTCTAGAATAACAGAACCATGCAGGCACCCTGAAGTTAGCACAGTACAGCTGCTGTGGAGCTTCTAACCCACACAACTGTAAGACAACATGTTCGTGTggtttaagccactacatttgtggtaattCGTTACAGCAGCAATTAGCACAGAAAACTAATAGACCTTGCAAACAGAAATTCggatcaattttattttatatcattcccatcaaaaaagaaataaactgtgGGTTTATAATGTATCTGCTGTGTTACTGAGCATATTACTGACAGTGGATAACTTGTTTTGCGTATGTGTCAATAAAAACTTAGTTCTTTACTTAGAATTTTTCATACAGAGCTCCTggctctgtatttttttttttttttttttgtgagatgaagttttactcttgtcccccagcctggagtgtaatggcgtgatctctgctcactgcaacctctgcctcctgggttcaagcgattctcctgcctcagcctcctgagtagttgggattacaggtgcccaccaccacgtccagctaatttttgtacttttagtaaagacggggtttcaccacgttggctagctggtctcgaactcctgacctcaagtgatccgcccatctcagcctcccaaagtgctaggattacaggcatgagccaccacgcctggtcccaggctctgtacttttttttttttttttttttagcaatacttatgtttctttaaaagaatttttttaatgtggtaaaatatacataacataaactTTACCgctttaaccatttttaagtgtacagttcagtggtatttcATGTACTCGCATTGCTgtgaccatcaccaccatctatccACAGAGCTCTTCTCATCATCCCCAACTGAACTCTGGACCCATTAAACTCCCTATTCCCCTCTTctgcagcccctggcaaccaccattctactttgtatCTCTATGATTTGCCTCatgtaagtgaaataatccaaTATTTGTTCtgttgtgactgacttatttcacttagtataccATCTTCGAGGTTCATCCACGTGTAGCATATCAGAAtggacttcctttttttctttttttgagacggagtcttgctctgtcgcccaggctaaagtccagtggcgtgatctcaggtcactgcaacctccgcctcctgggttcaagcgattctcctgcctcagcctcccaagtagctgggattacaggcacccaccaatgcgcccagctaatttttgtatttttggtagagatggggtttcgccatcttggccagcctggtcttgaactcctgaccttgtgattcacctacctcagtctcccaaagtgctgagattgtaggtgtgagccaccgctcccagccagaatgtccttccttttaAGGGCTGAATAACATTCTATTGTATGCACCacactttgtttattcattcatctgctgaGGACATGTGGGTGATTTCCACCTTTTGACTatagtgaataatgctgctatgttGAATTAAGTTATATGCCTTATTTTGAGCCAGTATCACATGCAAATGGCATAAAATACAAAAGGAACAAAGGATAAGTATCTGAAAAACATATTAAACATCTGAAAAAAGTACTAAGTTTTCATTACTTACGATTTCTAATAACATTTTGCTAAATGAACTCAATTccagaaaatctattttaaacaTGCATATGTGTATCTTTCAGCACAGAATACACTTACAAATGGAATACATTTCCAGTTGTTGTCTCAAACGAATCTTGCTTATTGTGTCATAAAAGTTGGGCTCTGACAAAGTTTCCTCTGTAGGTGGCACGCTGAATATCCTCATAATTCTCCTTTTGTTCCTAAACACAAAATCCATGTAGTTTTGTATTAATGTCTATAGAGTTGTAATATGCTTATAATCCTGGTCATCAGAAGCTGTGGCAAAAGGACTTAAATGACAACAAGCccattttactttctattttgtcTTTGAGAGCTGCTTCCTTGGCTCAaagtattatttctttcattaaaaagtaTGAGGCTGTAAGTGAGAAAAGTAAGTAGCTGAACACATCCAATTAACACAACAAAGTGAAGTTCTTCCATTTGTGATTCTCCTCAATCCCCAAAAGCCAAATATCCTATGAGAAAATC
Protein-coding sequences here:
- the LOC105476521 gene encoding small integral membrane protein 19 isoform X1 translates to MQRILFPMAGGYGVMGDDGSIDYTVHEAWNEATNVYLIVILVSFGLFMYAKRNKRRIMRIFSVPPTEETLSEPNFYDTISKIRLRQQLEMYSISRKYDYQQPQNQADSVQLSLE
- the LOC105476521 gene encoding small integral membrane protein 19 isoform X2; amino-acid sequence: MAGGYGVMGDDGSIDYTVHEAWNEATNVYLIVILVSFGLFMYAKRNKRRIMRIFSVPPTEETLSEPNFYDTISKIRLRQQLEMYSISRKYDYQQPQNQADSVQLSLE